A window from Alistipes sp. ZOR0009 encodes these proteins:
- a CDS encoding endonuclease/exonuclease/phosphatase family protein, which translates to MRNILLLAICALVSLSASSKEVKVATFNIRYGTANDGSNAWPNRKAIVADFFNTSKPDIIGMQEVLHLQIAFLDSALRGYSHVGVGREDGKMQGEYAPIFFNKERFSLKRSSTIWLSETPTVVGSVGWDAALTRIATYAVLYDKKAKQELLFVNTHFDHMGQKARAESVKLIKKLIKEQGAKRYIVTGDFNLQPTEEPYKVAIEKVSGMPTLIDSRTSATDQSQAGDKECTFNDFGKITSNYIIDYIFVSPNLKALTYKVEKVKRNGIIISDHYPVISTLSYKK; encoded by the coding sequence ATGCGTAATATTTTACTACTAGCCATCTGCGCGCTGGTATCGCTATCGGCAAGCAGCAAGGAGGTTAAGGTAGCCACCTTCAACATCCGTTACGGTACGGCCAACGACGGCTCCAACGCTTGGCCCAACCGAAAGGCCATTGTTGCCGACTTTTTTAATACCTCCAAACCCGACATTATTGGAATGCAGGAGGTGCTACACCTGCAAATCGCCTTTCTTGATAGCGCCCTACGGGGATACAGCCACGTTGGAGTTGGCCGCGAAGATGGAAAGATGCAGGGAGAGTACGCCCCTATCTTCTTCAACAAGGAGCGCTTTAGCCTAAAACGCAGCAGCACCATCTGGCTATCCGAAACGCCTACCGTAGTGGGCAGCGTTGGCTGGGATGCCGCCCTAACCCGTATTGCCACCTACGCCGTGCTTTACGACAAAAAGGCTAAGCAGGAGCTGCTATTTGTAAATACCCACTTCGACCATATGGGACAAAAGGCCAGAGCCGAATCGGTAAAGCTCATCAAAAAGCTCATCAAGGAGCAGGGAGCCAAGCGCTACATCGTAACCGGCGACTTTAACCTACAGCCCACCGAGGAGCCCTACAAGGTAGCCATCGAGAAGGTGAGCGGAATGCCTACCCTAATTGATAGCCGCACCAGCGCAACCGACCAGTCGCAAGCAGGCGACAAGGAGTGCACCTTTAACGACTTCGGAAAAATCACCTCGAATTACATTATCGACTACATTTTTGTTAGCCCCAACCTTAAGGCGCTAACCTATAAGGTTGAGAAGGTAAAGCGTAACGGCATTATTATTTCCGATCACTACCCCGTAATATCGACGCTATCGTACAAAAAATAG
- a CDS encoding DUF3667 domain-containing protein, with protein MPFRSLKYYYIRRKRKHRYVPVTPPYSHCKNCGHELTGMYCSVCGQYAHMENRPFGESLMLYLEHHYALDHKLGSSLFNLFFKPGMLAKEYMKGRIESHVHPFKLYFFSSLLLFGLVIGLSKSEMISHEGEKPIMDTTSNPTNRMLVNRLTDSLKTHKKDLTKSQVVAIRNSIDSLEEDINEVNVGMGDGSVSFEKKVESALTKMSKNELYEKFFHYLSLSILVLMPIFALLLLLFYRKKQKYYTAHVVHSIHIHVTLFLLVSLSILWDHFFPNVFSIEGWVMLAWLIYFVLSLSRFYGEKKRKSVLKGGFILFIYFFIAMFAVVGVSIAAIVY; from the coding sequence ATGCCTTTCAGATCTCTTAAATACTACTACATCAGGCGGAAGCGTAAGCATCGCTATGTGCCCGTTACGCCACCCTACTCGCATTGTAAGAACTGTGGACACGAGCTTACGGGCATGTACTGCTCGGTTTGTGGCCAGTATGCGCATATGGAAAACCGCCCCTTTGGCGAATCGCTCATGCTTTACTTGGAGCACCACTATGCGCTCGACCATAAGTTGGGCAGCTCGCTATTCAACCTGTTCTTTAAGCCAGGGATGCTGGCTAAGGAGTACATGAAGGGACGTATTGAGAGCCACGTGCACCCTTTTAAGCTCTACTTTTTTTCGAGTCTCCTGTTGTTCGGATTGGTAATTGGCCTTTCTAAAAGCGAGATGATCTCGCATGAGGGGGAGAAGCCCATTATGGATACGACCTCCAATCCCACCAATCGTATGCTGGTAAACAGGCTCACCGACTCGCTCAAAACCCATAAAAAGGATCTTACCAAATCGCAGGTTGTGGCTATTCGCAACTCTATAGATAGCCTTGAGGAGGACATTAACGAAGTAAATGTTGGCATGGGTGATGGTTCTGTCTCGTTTGAGAAGAAGGTGGAGTCGGCGCTTACCAAAATGTCGAAGAATGAACTTTACGAAAAGTTTTTCCACTACCTATCGCTTTCCATACTGGTGCTGATGCCCATCTTTGCCCTGCTGCTGCTGCTGTTCTACCGAAAGAAGCAGAAGTACTATACCGCTCATGTTGTCCATTCCATCCATATCCATGTTACGCTATTCTTGCTTGTTTCGCTAAGCATCCTTTGGGATCATTTCTTCCCCAATGTGTTTTCGATAGAAGGATGGGTGATGCTGGCCTGGCTGATCTACTTTGTGCTTAGCTTATCTCGGTTTTATGGAGAGAAGAAGCGCAAGTCGGTGCTAAAGGGTGGTTTTATCCTTTTTATATACTTTTTTATAGCCATGTTTGCCGTGGTTGGGGTTTCGATAGCCGCGATTGTGTACTAA
- a CDS encoding DUF3667 domain-containing protein, producing the protein MKRQGKQYQPAPAPYTHCKNCGNELHGHFCSVCGQYAMVANQPFRESVVSYLENNYSFDHKLGHTLKLLIFRPGFLSREYVNGRIARYVHPFKLYFFSSILLFGVAMPLHGPTDKKEIAEGQRPVLDTLKTPVVVLQNGITVGSSKDTVAAEHKASPRKETALERRFIKNLTGVSKDELNQRILRYISFAVLFLMPLFGGLLMLMFRKRERYYLGHLLLSVHLHVVLFLSIIVSLLWDMLIGGEGNFDLFLFLAMLIYFVLSLSNFYRLGLLKSILKSFLLLLIYTLICGFAVLAVALAAFLV; encoded by the coding sequence ATGAAACGGCAAGGGAAGCAGTATCAACCTGCACCTGCGCCCTACACGCATTGCAAAAATTGTGGGAACGAGCTGCATGGCCATTTTTGCTCTGTATGCGGCCAGTATGCCATGGTCGCCAACCAGCCTTTTCGCGAATCGGTGGTGTCCTATCTGGAGAATAACTACTCGTTCGATCATAAGCTCGGCCATACGCTAAAGCTGCTAATCTTTCGGCCGGGGTTTCTCTCCCGCGAGTACGTTAACGGTAGGATTGCCCGCTACGTTCATCCTTTTAAGCTCTACTTTTTTTCGAGCATTCTGCTCTTTGGGGTGGCCATGCCGCTGCATGGCCCTACCGATAAGAAGGAGATTGCAGAGGGGCAAAGACCAGTTCTCGACACCTTAAAAACGCCAGTTGTTGTGCTACAAAACGGTATTACGGTGGGTAGCAGTAAGGATACGGTAGCTGCTGAACATAAGGCATCACCTCGGAAGGAAACAGCCTTGGAGAGGAGGTTTATCAAAAATTTGACAGGAGTTTCGAAAGATGAGCTTAACCAACGAATTCTGCGTTACATATCCTTTGCCGTTCTTTTTCTGATGCCCCTGTTTGGAGGGCTGCTTATGCTGATGTTCCGAAAAAGGGAGCGCTACTACCTCGGGCATCTGCTGCTCTCGGTGCATTTGCATGTGGTTCTATTCTTATCCATCATTGTCTCGCTGCTGTGGGATATGCTAATTGGGGGTGAGGGGAACTTCGATCTTTTTCTTTTTTTGGCGATGCTGATTTACTTTGTGCTAAGCCTATCTAACTTTTACCGCCTAGGGCTGCTTAAGTCTATTCTGAAAAGTTTTTTGCTTTTGCTTATCTATACCCTAATTTGCGGTTTTGCGGTGCTGGCTGTTGCCTTGGCTGCTTTTTTGGTTTAG
- a CDS encoding GlyGly-CTERM sorting domain-containing protein (This protein contains a GlyGly-CTERM protein-sorting domain, as detected by TIGR03501. These domains are found at the C-terminus of secreted proteins in organisms that possess both rhombosortase, which is an intramembrane serine proteinase (see TIGR03902), and a type II secretion system (T2SS). In at least some cases, such as VesB from Vibrio cholerae, cleavage by rhombosortase is followed first by attachment of a glycerophosphoethanolamine-containing moiety, then by transport by the T2SS across the outer membrane and release into the medium in soluble form.), translated as MENKLIIKLPKNILYKSARYLVRIRGYKEQIVTYTNNKAVFELPTGNYMVEIENEEEIAVKRIMLTVGQRKVMCILPAVRNTITYSLVAMLAATSVILQVVVLKHASIPLLLLPLLPLLAIRRRKVNRFKIDM; from the coding sequence ATGGAGAATAAGTTAATTATTAAACTCCCCAAAAACATCCTGTATAAATCGGCACGGTATCTGGTGAGAATAAGAGGATATAAGGAGCAAATCGTAACCTACACAAACAACAAGGCCGTATTTGAGCTGCCTACCGGAAACTATATGGTAGAAATCGAGAACGAAGAGGAGATTGCCGTAAAGCGAATTATGCTAACGGTTGGGCAACGGAAGGTTATGTGCATACTTCCAGCAGTTAGAAACACCATCACGTACAGCTTGGTAGCAATGCTCGCAGCAACCTCGGTTATTTTGCAGGTAGTCGTGCTCAAGCATGCCTCCATCCCGCTCCTGCTTCTTCCCCTTCTTCCCCTGCTGGCCATCCGCCGACGCAAGGTGAACCGCTTCAAAATAGACATGTAG
- a CDS encoding PepSY-like domain-containing protein, with product MRKAGVLGAAIVGLLFMSCSKGEDVGSQDSNTSNEMAVKAAFTTQFPSAANVSWGKVQEFDVAKFVLPSKLKSTSGGSHSCAAWYKGNGKWEMTEVEFTFDQLSDTIKKAFTASEYGDGTWTTVKIVQLKKSDGTEFYKFEVKKSGENNRLLYFKADGTLAKVKEVSSQYPDCGNYPTVVPTEIQAYITANYPNATVKEVMKSFWGYWVEVKDGAIERNLFFSPTYELIMQMSKLALADMPKAVQDAFQASTYATWTVKSIENFEFKGMPSYYILKVRLDKKKATLVYTADGKLVQEQASKYPF from the coding sequence ATGAGAAAAGCAGGTGTGCTTGGTGCTGCTATTGTTGGACTTCTATTTATGTCCTGCAGCAAAGGTGAAGATGTTGGATCTCAAGATAGCAACACAAGTAATGAGATGGCGGTTAAGGCTGCATTTACCACACAGTTTCCTTCCGCAGCGAATGTAAGTTGGGGTAAGGTTCAGGAGTTTGATGTGGCAAAGTTTGTTCTTCCTTCTAAGTTGAAAAGCACATCGGGTGGAAGTCACAGCTGTGCTGCTTGGTATAAAGGCAACGGGAAATGGGAAATGACGGAAGTCGAGTTTACTTTTGATCAGCTCTCTGACACCATTAAAAAGGCCTTTACGGCTTCGGAATATGGCGATGGTACTTGGACTACCGTAAAGATTGTTCAGCTTAAAAAAAGCGACGGCACCGAGTTTTATAAGTTCGAGGTTAAGAAGAGTGGAGAGAATAACCGCCTTCTATACTTTAAGGCCGATGGAACCCTTGCTAAAGTAAAGGAGGTTAGTAGCCAATATCCCGATTGTGGCAACTACCCAACGGTTGTTCCTACCGAAATACAAGCTTACATTACAGCAAACTATCCAAATGCTACCGTAAAGGAGGTGATGAAAAGTTTCTGGGGGTATTGGGTTGAAGTTAAAGATGGAGCAATTGAGCGCAATTTATTTTTCAGTCCTACCTACGAGTTGATTATGCAGATGAGTAAGCTGGCGCTTGCCGATATGCCCAAAGCCGTGCAGGATGCTTTTCAGGCGAGCACCTATGCAACATGGACTGTAAAGTCGATTGAGAATTTTGAGTTTAAGGGAATGCCTTCGTACTACATTTTGAAGGTCAGGTTAGACAAGAAGAAGGCTACGCTAGTTTATACCGCTGATGGAAAACTTGTACAGGAACAAGCAAGCAAGTATCCATTCTAA
- a CDS encoding ExbD/TolR family protein: MKVERKKKGNAIEVYTSSLSDIMFFLLLFFLIISTLVNPSVIKLLLPKTQYAEQVTAEKNVNISITKDLQYYFNDKPVPFQDIEPLLVESMNGNVKLTVILQADNSIPLQNVVDIVGIGNKLKVKVVLSALKG, from the coding sequence ATGAAGGTCGAAAGAAAAAAGAAAGGAAACGCAATTGAGGTTTATACGTCCTCTTTAAGCGATATCATGTTCTTCTTACTGTTGTTTTTTCTTATTATTTCAACGCTGGTAAACCCTTCGGTAATTAAGCTTTTGCTGCCTAAAACGCAGTACGCCGAGCAGGTAACCGCGGAGAAAAATGTCAATATCAGCATAACAAAGGACTTGCAGTACTATTTTAACGACAAGCCAGTTCCTTTTCAAGACATCGAGCCTTTGCTCGTTGAAAGCATGAATGGGAATGTTAAGCTGACTGTAATACTACAGGCCGATAACAGTATTCCGCTTCAAAACGTGGTAGATATTGTTGGTATTGGCAACAAGTTAAAGGTAAAAGTAGTGCTTTCAGCACTCAAAGGATAA
- a CDS encoding MotA/TolQ/ExbB proton channel family protein — MQSLLVAQMPTAVVNENYFDIIIKGGWILIPIAFLSLIAIFVIVDRYIVLHKAASEDERVIAQVKDYILNGKTDSALATCERSNQPIGMVVAEGIRSMDYSIEDIREAMEGKSREVLNMLETRMNILSLVASIAPMLGFLGTIMGVIKIFYTISLTDNLSIGSISDGLYQKMICSAAGLLVGIVAFIGYQLLNGRIDKIAAKMEKQGNDFIFFLKRGK, encoded by the coding sequence ATGCAAAGTCTCTTGGTGGCACAAATGCCAACAGCCGTAGTAAACGAAAACTACTTTGATATTATCATCAAAGGGGGCTGGATTCTTATTCCTATCGCTTTCCTATCGCTGATTGCCATTTTTGTTATTGTTGATCGCTATATCGTTTTGCACAAGGCAGCAAGTGAGGATGAGCGAGTTATTGCTCAGGTTAAGGATTATATTCTTAACGGAAAAACCGATTCGGCACTAGCTACGTGCGAACGATCTAACCAGCCCATTGGAATGGTGGTGGCTGAAGGAATACGCAGCATGGATTACTCTATAGAGGATATCCGTGAGGCAATGGAGGGGAAATCGCGCGAGGTGTTGAACATGTTGGAGACACGGATGAATATTCTTTCGCTAGTAGCATCTATTGCGCCTATGTTGGGCTTTTTGGGTACTATTATGGGGGTTATCAAGATATTTTATACCATATCGCTAACCGATAATTTGAGTATTGGATCCATTTCAGATGGTCTATATCAAAAAATGATTTGTTCCGCTGCAGGTTTATTGGTGGGTATCGTTGCTTTTATTGGATACCAGCTGCTTAATGGCAGAATTGATAAAATTGCAGCGAAGATGGAAAAACAGGGTAACGACTTTATTTTCTTCTTGAAAAGAGGAAAGTAG
- a CDS encoding tetratricopeptide repeat protein, whose product MKTKGYLLVLIAMLATISGNVLAQDFTKGLLYYNDGNHVLAKKYLLKELNGSNKDQAYYLLGRTYQKQEMPDSATYYFQKGVEVNPENAFAYVGLGEVALSAGNVKAAEAAFSKAKSISKEKKNPALWVALYSAYVNQKNPDLETATEYLNKAKNINKSFPGIYMAEGDYMMNQGKIGDAATKYENAIYYDNASKDALLKLGRIYVKSGNYEQSLETFNKLYQLDSTYFPVHKERGEVYYAQGKFGEAAKSYAKFFAAAEPSYNDLVRYALIMFFNRDYANSLTILKQAQAINPNNPVANRVLAYNMYQTDDFANGVKVMEKFMATTKPEDILQSDNEYYGRLLSKVGNDSLAINYFEKAVTPKNKVSMYKEIQSSYEKMKQYDKVVGIYDMLYSEKSNVSAQTYLDWAKANYYAGTKEGVDTLTKSKYLHAADSLYGVFTEKMPDSYLGYFWRARINASFDPETIQALAKPYYEKVVAILEPKAERKKELIEAYLYLGYQAYLAKDKENSKNLFNKVLTLDPTNVTAKAALGIK is encoded by the coding sequence ATGAAAACAAAAGGATATTTGCTAGTACTAATCGCTATGCTTGCCACCATAAGTGGTAATGTTTTAGCACAAGACTTTACGAAAGGTTTACTTTACTATAACGACGGTAACCATGTTTTGGCTAAAAAGTATCTTTTAAAGGAGCTAAACGGTTCTAACAAAGATCAAGCCTACTACTTGTTAGGGCGCACCTACCAGAAGCAGGAAATGCCAGACTCGGCAACTTACTACTTTCAAAAGGGAGTAGAAGTTAATCCTGAGAATGCATTTGCTTATGTTGGTCTTGGAGAGGTTGCCCTTTCTGCAGGTAACGTGAAGGCTGCTGAAGCTGCCTTTAGCAAGGCAAAATCAATTAGTAAGGAGAAAAAAAATCCAGCGCTTTGGGTAGCTCTTTACTCGGCATATGTTAATCAAAAAAATCCTGATTTAGAAACCGCTACCGAGTATCTGAATAAGGCAAAGAACATCAATAAATCTTTCCCTGGCATTTACATGGCAGAGGGAGACTACATGATGAACCAAGGTAAAATTGGCGATGCCGCTACAAAGTATGAAAACGCTATTTACTACGATAATGCAAGTAAGGATGCTCTTCTTAAGTTAGGACGAATTTATGTTAAGAGCGGAAACTACGAGCAATCATTGGAAACTTTCAATAAGCTTTACCAGCTAGACTCTACCTACTTCCCTGTTCACAAGGAAAGAGGTGAGGTATACTACGCTCAAGGAAAATTCGGAGAGGCAGCAAAATCTTACGCAAAGTTTTTTGCCGCTGCAGAGCCATCCTATAACGACCTAGTTCGTTATGCTTTAATCATGTTCTTCAATAGAGACTATGCCAACTCTCTAACTATTTTAAAGCAAGCTCAGGCTATTAATCCAAACAACCCTGTAGCAAATCGAGTTTTGGCTTACAACATGTACCAAACTGACGATTTTGCCAATGGCGTTAAGGTGATGGAAAAGTTCATGGCTACTACTAAGCCAGAGGATATCCTTCAAAGCGATAACGAATACTACGGACGCCTACTATCGAAGGTGGGGAACGATTCTCTGGCAATCAACTACTTCGAAAAGGCGGTGACACCTAAGAATAAGGTTTCTATGTATAAGGAAATCCAGTCGTCATACGAAAAAATGAAGCAGTATGATAAAGTGGTTGGTATTTACGACATGCTTTATTCTGAAAAATCGAATGTTTCGGCACAAACATATTTGGATTGGGCAAAAGCGAACTATTATGCAGGAACTAAAGAAGGTGTAGATACGCTAACTAAGTCAAAGTATCTGCATGCTGCAGATAGCCTATACGGAGTGTTTACAGAAAAGATGCCAGATAGCTATCTAGGTTATTTCTGGAGAGCTCGTATCAATGCTTCTTTTGACCCAGAGACTATACAAGCGCTAGCAAAGCCTTACTACGAAAAGGTGGTTGCTATTCTTGAGCCAAAAGCAGAAAGAAAGAAAGAGCTGATTGAGGCCTACCTATATTTAGGTTATCAAGCCTACTTGGCAAAAGATAAAGAAAACTCAAAGAACCTGTTCAACAAGGTACTTACGCTTGATCCTACGAATGTAACGGCTAAGGCCGCACTAGGAATTAAGTAA